A DNA window from Meiothermus cerbereus DSM 11376 contains the following coding sequences:
- a CDS encoding DUF1294 domain-containing protein produces the protein MKDALNILLDTLRGLLLMLLRVVFWILGVSVGLPLTLVAITALMVLLLQTSPLRDEGLLWLESLRLQLSKEQWLMVMYVSAGLITLWLYGWDKYQAARGSWRVPEWNLHFYELIGGWPAGLLAQRLIRHKTVKRSYQAVFWLIGFFHLALVVFLYVETPWWGTAIVGFLGLVAYSHFNNKEVA, from the coding sequence ATGAAAGATGCACTCAACATCCTCCTGGACACTTTGCGCGGGCTTTTGCTGATGCTGTTGCGGGTGGTCTTTTGGATTCTGGGCGTGTCCGTTGGTCTGCCCCTGACCCTTGTAGCAATTACTGCCCTTATGGTCTTGCTGCTTCAAACCTCTCCCCTCCGCGATGAAGGCCTGCTTTGGCTGGAAAGTTTGAGGTTGCAGCTCAGCAAAGAGCAATGGCTGATGGTCATGTATGTTTCTGCGGGTCTCATCACCCTATGGCTTTACGGGTGGGACAAGTACCAGGCTGCTCGAGGTAGCTGGCGGGTTCCGGAGTGGAACCTGCACTTCTACGAGTTAATCGGAGGCTGGCCGGCTGGACTGCTGGCGCAGCGACTTATACGACACAAAACCGTCAAACGCAGTTACCAGGCGGTTTTCTGGTTAATTGGCTTTTTTCACCTGGCACTGGTGGTTTTTCTGTACGTCGAAACCCCCTGGTGGGGCACGGCCATTGTGGGCTTTTTGGGGCTGGTTGCCTATAGCCACTTCAACAACAAAGAAGTGGCTTGA
- a CDS encoding PD-(D/E)XK nuclease superfamily protein, producing MSASLRDRIRASLLHTLDSCGLNDKYLVKVEYPSPLGSAIRESERKVDIAVLQKDDKPYLFIECKEQKTSGSTEDKLFRALEEAKRDRLLGVHSIVVFSGPGFRQSYERWAMVEGFVHEKYASLWLERFFCRR from the coding sequence ATGTCCGCAAGCTTGCGTGATCGCATTAGAGCTTCATTGCTGCATACCCTAGATAGCTGTGGTCTAAACGACAAGTATCTCGTGAAGGTAGAGTATCCTTCTCCGCTCGGGAGTGCCATCCGCGAGAGCGAGCGAAAGGTGGATATTGCGGTATTGCAAAAAGATGATAAACCCTACCTTTTCATCGAGTGCAAAGAGCAGAAAACCAGCGGCTCCACAGAGGACAAGCTATTTAGAGCCCTGGAGGAAGCCAAGCGAGACCGGCTGCTTGGTGTTCACTCCATTGTAGTTTTCTCAGGTCCCGGTTTTCGCCAGTCCTATGAGCGCTGGGCCATGGTGGAAGGTTTCGTCCACGAAAAGTACGCCAGCTTGTGGCTTGAGCGTTTCTTTTGTAGACGCTGA